The Pseudomonas sp. MPC6 nucleotide sequence GCTACAACTTCGGGATGCACCGCTTTCATCATTGCTCCGACAGGTATTGCTGATATTCCGGCGTACCGGGATAGAGTCGTTTTAGTTGCAGGCCAAAACTGGCAGCCTTGTCGCGATCTTGGAACACTTTTGCCAGCCGGACGCCGAGCAATAGACTACGTGCATTTTGCTCGGTGAGCTGGCTGAAACGGTCGTAATAGTCACGCGCGGGCACATAATGCCTGTCTTCGTAAGACAACTCAGCCATTTCCAGCAAGGCACGTGGTTGTTGGCGATTCAAGCGCAGGGCTTTTTCCAGTTGTTGCTGGGCCAGGTCACGCTGGCCCAGCTTGGAAGCGGTCATGCCCAGGTTTTCGAAGACTCGCGAACGCTCAGGATACAGGGTATCGGCGGCGGCCTGCTCGAAGCGCTCGTAAGACTCTTTGTAACGTTTCTGTTCGAAAAGAAAACTGCCGTAGTTATTGAGGATTCGCGCATCGTCGGGACGGCCGGACAGCGCCTTGCGAAAATGCTGGTCGGCCAGTTCCGGCTCCATCTCGGCCTGGAACACCAGCCCCAGCGCCGCATTGGCGTCGGGGTCCGAGCTGTCCAGTTCCAAGGCCTTTTTCAGCGGCACCTTGGCGCGTTCGGTCATGCCCTGTTGCAGGTAGCCGAGCCCCAATTGCACATAGGCGACCCGCGCTTCATCACGGCCCTTGCTGGTCTTCATCGGGTTGAAATCGCCCGACAGGACACAACCAGTACACAGACTGGCCAGCAGCAACAGCAGCGCTAAGCGCAGGGACATAGAGATCCTCTCTTAATTATTGTTCGCAGCGTTCTGTGCCATATCGTTTTCGGCGCTCAACTCGCGCACGGCGATATAACGTTCGCTACGACGGGTGCGATCCAGCACCTGCCCTACCAATTGGCCACACGCGGCATCGATGTCTTCGCCGCGGGTGGTGCGCACGGTGACATTGAAGCCGGCATGGTGAAGCTGATCCTGGAAACGACGAATCGCGTTATTGCTCGGACGCTCGTAACCGGAATGCGGGAACGGGTTGAACGGAATCAGGTTGATCTTGCACGGGATGTTCTTGAGCAGTTCGATCATCTCGACCGCGTGCTCGACCTTGTCGTTGATGTCCTTGAGCAAGGTGTACTCGATGGTCAGCACGCGCTTCTCGCCCAGGGACGACATGTAGCGCTGGCACGATTCAAGCAGCATCTTCAGTGGATACTTCTTGTTGATCGGCACCAACTGGTTACGCAATGCGTCATTCGGCGCGTGCAGGGACAACGCCAGGGACACGTCGATGTGCTTGGACAGCTCATCGATCATCGGCACCACGCCCGACGTGGACAGGGTCACGCGGCGCTTGGAGATGCCATAGCCGAGGTCATCCATCATCAGGTGCATGGCGGCCACGACGTTGTCGAAGTTCAGCAGCGGCTCACCCATGCCCATCATCACCACGTTGGTGATGGCACGGTCGGCGGTCGCCGGGATGCTGCCGAACGATTTATTGGCAATCCACACCTGGCCGATGACTTCGGCGGCGGTGAGGTTGCTGTTGAAACCTTGCTTGCCGGTGGAGCAGAAACTGCAATCCAGGGCACAGCCTGCCTGGGACGAAACGCACAACGTGCCGCGTTTGCCCTGGGGAATGTACACGGTCTCGACGCAGCTGCCGGACGCCACGCGCACCACCCATTTACGGGTGCCGTCGGTGGAGATGTCCTCGCTGACGACTTCCGGACCGCGAACTTCGGCAATCACCTTGAGCTTGTCGCGCAGGGCCTTGCTGACGTTAGTCATGGCGTCGAAATCATCGACGCCAAGGTGGTGAATCCATTTCATTACCTGACCGGCACGGAAACGCTTCTCCCCGATTGAGTCGAAGAATTTTTCCATTTCCAGCTGAGTCAGACCCAGCAGGTTAGTTTTAACAGTCGATGTAGTCATGGATTCACCTTCACTCTTTAAGCCAATGCTTAGCGAGTGGTTACTTCAGTAGCTGCGAAGAAGTACGAGATTTCGCGAGCGGCAGCGGCTTCGGAGTCCGAACCGTGTACAGCGTTGGCGTCGATCGAATCAGCGAAGTCAGCGCGGATGGTACCGGCAGCCGCTTCTTTAGGGTTGGTGGCGCCCATCAGCTCACGGTTCAGAGCGATAGCGTTTTCGCCTTCCAGAACCTGAACGACAACCGGACCGGAGATCATGAAAGCAACCAGGTCGCCGAAGAAACCACGAGCGCTGTGCTCAGCGTAGAAGCCTTCGGCTTCGGCTTTGGACAGTTGCTTCAGTTTCGAAGCTACAACGCGCAGGCCAGCTTTTTCGAAACGAGTGGTGATCTCGCCGATAACGTTTTTTGCAACAGCGTCAGGCTTGATGATGGAGAAAGTACGTTGAACAGCCATGGTGTAACTCCAGAAACGGTAATTTGTGAAAAATTAAACCCGCGAATTATACGCGGGTTCTTGGGTATTGCCTAACTGCGTGCGGTGCAGAATCAATCGGCTTCTTCGATCCAGGCGGCCTGGATGGCTTCAAGCACCTTCTCGCCACCGCGGGTCGGATCATCGCTGAACTCCGGCAATGCCAGCACCCACTTGTGCAGATCGACGAAGTTCACATAACGCGGGTCCACTTCCGGCTTCGATTCAGCCAGCTGGATCGCGATTTCCAGCACATCAACCCATTTCAGACTCATGTCGGTTCCTTGAATCAGTGCGGCGCTTCGGCTGCATGGTTGAGCGAGTATTTCGGAATTTCGACCGTCAGGTCTTCAGTCCCGACGATCGCCTGACAGCCTAGACGCGATTGCGCCTCCAGACCCCAGGCCCGATCAAGAAAGTCTTCTTCCAGTTCATCCGCTTCTTCCAGCGAGTCGAAACCTTCGCGGATGATGCAGTGGCAGGTGGTGCAGGCGCAGACGCCGCCACAGGCGCTTTCCATCTCGATATGGTGTTCATGGGCCAGCTCGAGAATGGAGATACCCGGCTCAGCCTCCACAACCATGCCATCCGGGCAAAACTTCTCGTGAGGCAGAAAAATGACCTGCGGCATCAGATATCCTCGATTTCATTCAGGTTGCGCCCCGATAGAGCGGCTTTCACCGTCAAATCCATGCGGCGGGCAGCAAAAGCATCGGTCACTTGCGACAGACGCTTGGTCTGCTGCTCGATGGCGTAGCCATCGGAACCTTTCATCAGTTCGGCCAGTTCCTGCATCTGCAACTCGATGACCATGCGCTCTTCGGCGTCGAGCAGGCGCTCGCCATCGACATCGAGGGCAGCCTGCACCGCTTCGATCAGGCGCCGGGCATCGACCTGCTGTTCACGCAGGACACGGGCGACCTTGTCGTCATTGGCGTGCTGGAACGAATCCTTGAGCATCTTGGCGATTTCGCCGTCGGTCAGGCCGTAGGACGGCTTGACCTGGATGCTCGCTTCAACGCCCGAACCCAGCTCACGGGCAGCCACGCTGAGCAGACCGTCGGCATCGACCTGGAAAGTCACGCGAATCTTCGCCGCACCGGCCACCATCGCCGGAATGCCGCGCAATTCGAAGCGCGCCAGGGAGCGGCAGTCGCTGATCAGCTCGCGCTCACCCTGCAACACGTGGATCGCCATGGCCGACTGGCCGTCTTTATAGGTGGTGAAATCCTGGGCGCGGGCGACGGGGATGGTGGTGTTGCGCGGAATCACCTTCTCCATCAGGCCGCCCATGGTTTCCAGCCCCAGGGACAACGGAATCACGTCAAGCAGCAGCAGTTCGTCACCGTCACGCTTGTTGCCGGCCAGGGTATCGGCCTGGATCGCAGCACCAATGGCCACCACTTGATCCGGATCGATTTCGGTCAGCGGCTGGCGACCGAAGGCTTCAGCCACGGCTTCGCGAACGCGAGGCACGCGGGTCGAGCCGCCGACCATGACCACCGCATGCACGTCATCCAGCTCGATACCGGAATCGCGCACAGCGCGGCGGCACGCCTTCAGGCTGCGCGCAACCATCGGCTCGATCAGCGCATTGAAGGCTTCGCGAGTCAACTCGGCTTGCCAGTCGCCATACACCACGGCAACGGACGCGGCGTTGGTCAGGGCTTCCTTGGCCGCACAGGCGGTTTGCAACAGATGACGCTGCACACCCGGATCCAGGTCATCCGACAGGCCAGCGCCCTCGATGATCCAGCGAGCGATCGCGTGATCGAAGTCGTCGCCGCCCAGGGCGCTGTCGCCACCGGTAGCCAGCACTTCGAAGACTCCGCCGGTCAGGCGCAGAATCGAAATATCGAACGTACCGCCGCCCAGGTCATAAATCGCCACCAGGCCTTCGGCATGCTGGTCCAGACCATAAGCCACAGCGGCCGCGGTCGGCTCATTGAGCAGCCGCAGCACGTTCAGGCCGGCCAGCTTGGCCGCGTCCTTGGTGGCTTGCCGCTGGGCATCGTCGAAATAGGCCGGAACGGTGATCACCGCCCCCACCAGTTCGCCGCCCAACGCAGCCTCGGCGCGCTGACGCAGCACCTTGAGGATATCGGCGGAGACTTCGACCGGGCTTTTCGGGCCTTGCACGGTGTCGATGAACGGCATGTGCGACTCGCCGCCGACAAAGCGGTACGGCAACTGGTCGCCCAGCTGCTTGACGTCGGACAGGCCACGACCCATCAAGCGCTTGACCGACAGCACGGTGTTCAAGGGATCGGTGGCGGCTGCCAGCC carries:
- the fdx gene encoding ISC system 2Fe-2S type ferredoxin; translation: MPQVIFLPHEKFCPDGMVVEAEPGISILELAHEHHIEMESACGGVCACTTCHCIIREGFDSLEEADELEEDFLDRAWGLEAQSRLGCQAIVGTEDLTVEIPKYSLNHAAEAPH
- the rlmN gene encoding 23S rRNA (adenine(2503)-C(2))-methyltransferase RlmN; this translates as MTTSTVKTNLLGLTQLEMEKFFDSIGEKRFRAGQVMKWIHHLGVDDFDAMTNVSKALRDKLKVIAEVRGPEVVSEDISTDGTRKWVVRVASGSCVETVYIPQGKRGTLCVSSQAGCALDCSFCSTGKQGFNSNLTAAEVIGQVWIANKSFGSIPATADRAITNVVMMGMGEPLLNFDNVVAAMHLMMDDLGYGISKRRVTLSTSGVVPMIDELSKHIDVSLALSLHAPNDALRNQLVPINKKYPLKMLLESCQRYMSSLGEKRVLTIEYTLLKDINDKVEHAVEMIELLKNIPCKINLIPFNPFPHSGYERPSNNAIRRFQDQLHHAGFNVTVRTTRGEDIDAACGQLVGQVLDRTRRSERYIAVRELSAENDMAQNAANNN
- the pilW gene encoding type IV pilus biogenesis/stability protein PilW yields the protein MSLRLALLLLLASLCTGCVLSGDFNPMKTSKGRDEARVAYVQLGLGYLQQGMTERAKVPLKKALELDSSDPDANAALGLVFQAEMEPELADQHFRKALSGRPDDARILNNYGSFLFEQKRYKESYERFEQAAADTLYPERSRVFENLGMTASKLGQRDLAQQQLEKALRLNRQQPRALLEMAELSYEDRHYVPARDYYDRFSQLTEQNARSLLLGVRLAKVFQDRDKAASFGLQLKRLYPGTPEYQQYLSEQ
- the ndk gene encoding nucleoside-diphosphate kinase, yielding MAVQRTFSIIKPDAVAKNVIGEITTRFEKAGLRVVASKLKQLSKAEAEGFYAEHSARGFFGDLVAFMISGPVVVQVLEGENAIALNRELMGATNPKEAAAGTIRADFADSIDANAVHGSDSEAAAAREISYFFAATEVTTR
- the hscA gene encoding Fe-S protein assembly chaperone HscA, whose amino-acid sequence is MALLQIAEPGQSPQPHQRRLAVGIDLGTTNSLVAALRSGLSEPLADAEGRVILPSAVRYHADRVEVGESARLAAATDPLNTVLSVKRLMGRGLSDVKQLGDQLPYRFVGGESHMPFIDTVQGPKSPVEVSADILKVLRQRAEAALGGELVGAVITVPAYFDDAQRQATKDAAKLAGLNVLRLLNEPTAAAVAYGLDQHAEGLVAIYDLGGGTFDISILRLTGGVFEVLATGGDSALGGDDFDHAIARWIIEGAGLSDDLDPGVQRHLLQTACAAKEALTNAASVAVVYGDWQAELTREAFNALIEPMVARSLKACRRAVRDSGIELDDVHAVVMVGGSTRVPRVREAVAEAFGRQPLTEIDPDQVVAIGAAIQADTLAGNKRDGDELLLLDVIPLSLGLETMGGLMEKVIPRNTTIPVARAQDFTTYKDGQSAMAIHVLQGERELISDCRSLARFELRGIPAMVAGAAKIRVTFQVDADGLLSVAARELGSGVEASIQVKPSYGLTDGEIAKMLKDSFQHANDDKVARVLREQQVDARRLIEAVQAALDVDGERLLDAEERMVIELQMQELAELMKGSDGYAIEQQTKRLSQVTDAFAARRMDLTVKAALSGRNLNEIEDI
- the iscX gene encoding Fe-S cluster assembly protein IscX — its product is MSLKWVDVLEIAIQLAESKPEVDPRYVNFVDLHKWVLALPEFSDDPTRGGEKVLEAIQAAWIEEAD